The nucleotide window TTCAATTCGGGGTCCTGTATTCAGTATTCCTTATGTTCTTTACTAATGCTACCAAATGTATCGACGATCAAGTTTCAACAACAAAAAAAGAGTATCGATTATCATGTTATAAGAAGTCGGAGGCCGGTTGTTATCGCTATCCGTCTACCCATACCCAAACCACAGGATTCAAGCATGGATGTATGCATAAACCGGGACAGCTGGTTGCTAACCTATATACAATCAACACAAAATAAGACTACTCTACTTGCTTAATTAATTAGTAAATTTAATTATCGGCTGGCCTAAGAACAACACGTATGTACCAATCAATTTGTAATTAGCCACGCAGCTGTAGTTTTGCCAGGGGACATGGACAGCCGGCCACCCCCAGGAATCCCGACGTGACTTCATTGGCGAATTGACCCTTTCATCCTCCAATCCACCAATCACCGCGCGCCACCTCGACGCCAGCCTACGTACGCGCCCATGCATGCATCGATCCATGCAAACTGTTGTCCGTCAGCTCTACGTGCGCTAGCTAATCTCGGTTGCTTCATGATGCGGTCGTCCCGTGATTTGTTTGCTTGCGTGTTTCGCTCCTCGGAATCGGCGTCGCCGCGACAGGGCCAGATCAATAGACAATAATAGATCGAGTGTATGTAGAGTATGTGCTTGAGTGTGTTGATGGCGACCGATAAGTCGATGATTTCCCCTAAGAAAAGAAAAGAGCTCGCTCGATGATTAGAACTGGTCGTGAGCATGCAGCAAGATCCAAGGTTTCCGTAGGCGATAACAAAGCAAGTAAACCGTACGTACGTGTGCGGACTAGTTTAGCATTTCGTCGTGTGTCCCAGCAGCTAGCAGCTAGCGTGCGGAATCGGTCCAAATCTTACTTAGGAGGGCTCCCAAAAAAGAGTATTGTTTAGCTCAGGTTTTGTTTCCTGCGAAAAAGAGTGAGTATATTATGGACTCACAGCTGGCCGAGTCTTAACTAATTATTACAGGAAATAATGATGATTACTAGCTCACACACCCAGCTAGGGTCTATCAGAAACATGTAACACTCGAACAATCGTCGCTTGGATATAATAAGAAATGAATATGGTGAAGGATATGTCGGGCTGAAACCCTTAAAATAGCCTTTTGTATCTCGTACGTACATGAATTTTATCAGAATTCAAATGGAGGTGAATATATGTGACCATACAAGAAACGAAAGCAGTTTTTCATGGGTCTTAGCGTCTTGTTAGAGGTGCTACACAATTATTATGAGTTGCGCGATTCCACCAGGATGTTTGGTCCACGCTGCATCAATTTTGAACATTGGATTTACTTTTTGATGCTGCAGATGGGAACACGTCGTGCGACGCCCCATCAACTTCAATGCGACCACCCTACCCGATATCACATCGCTTCTCTTGCTCCCTCATCGTGCTTGCTCTGAGTGCTGCCACGTCATCCTCACCGATGCCCATCAGCAGTCGTGTTATGGACTGCCCTTTCCGCCACACATCCTCCTTCAGTGACCTCCCGCAAGCCCATTTATACCTTCTCACCGCTGTTGTCGACTTCAAGTCAGGGCCAATTTTATGTTTCCGAGGGCCACTGGGCGAAGTCAGTAGATCCGTAAGGCTATATATGTACCTGTACATATACATATATGTGTCTACTTTTACATGAAAAGTTTTAAGAGTTATATTCCAACCATGTTTTTAGTTTGAGATGTCTTACGATAAGAAGATTAAAAGAACAACAAGATGAAACTAGTATGATTACCTCAAATAAGAACAAAATTCTTATGACTCCAAGACCATCGACAATGATGATTTTAGGCAGCATTTAAAGTACCCCTTTATTATTCAATAAACTGATCTGCTCGTCtatgtttattttcttttcttggCACTCGAAAAATACTTTTTAGGCAACATTTAAACGCATAATAAAATTGCAAAAGAAAGTAAAGAAATAGAATTGTAATTTTATACTAGAACCCTAACAAATCTAATATGCTTCAGTGATAAGCAGGACTAAGAAAATGAGGATAGATGAATCATGGATGTTTCTTAGAGAGGACGAGAGGGTGACAAGCTCGTGCATTGCCGATCGTGCTTTCGGACGCGGCACAGAGGTGGCCGAGGTGCACGACAGAAACACGAGATGCCATATGTCTTGTATAGTTCGCCCTTGATATCCATTAGTTCTATTGTTGTTTTGGACGATACACCTTTGTCTTGTAGTTAGATGACCAAAACATTGTAATCCAGGTCACAAGCTTCATATTGGAAGCATGGGAATGCTCCTTACCATGTACTACCATACAATCGACAATGTAATTTTGGTTCTTTGCAATCACACATGGTTGTTTCATATGTTTATAGAGTTAATTTCTACTTCATTGTTTTCATGTTGCAGGACACCTGGGCGGTCAGAAAATTCCATTAGCATTTGAAGTTAAGAAGACCTACAAAAATATCGCAATAAAAAGACGGACATACAATTCAAAAAGGTGGGAAAGGACACTGGGAGCTCAAACTAATATTGGAACTATTGTGTTAAAGTTAAATGTAAAAGTCAATATCCATGTAGAAATTGGTAAACAAAGAAGAAACAAATTGAATTGATGAGATAAAGGTGATTCACTCTAATGGTAGATCTCATCAGGCTAAGATTCCACTTCACTTTTGGAGAGATATGGCTACTAATATAACATGATCTCATCAAACCAAGCAAGCACGAGACAACCACACGTACCAAGATTGGTGTACCCCTTCGGTCCTGCATTGAGTTCCAATGTGTACACATACACACAATTTAGCCAAGTTCTGCAAGCCCAAGGAAACGTCTCGGCTCGGCTGGGAGCCAGACAGGGCAAGGAAAGGAAGAAGATCCAGATCCAGGAGGAGCATGCATCATAGCTGGCTGCTATGATGAGGCGAATGGCATGGAATGGAAACAACTTATCATGATTATCTATTATTTATTTATAGCTAATCAATATAATACCTGGATACAACGAGTGCCAGGAAGGAGAGGATATCCACCTCCCGATCAAACATGATCTTCCATAAGCCGTGTACTTGTGGCATCTATCGTTGGCACTTTTTTATTTGTTGTAGTACGAGGTCTTATATTTTCCCATATAACATATGTGATCTCAATTTTTAATGTAGAAAAGAGCTGGCAATTGGCATTTTCTTAGTAGGTTTTATCAATGCATTAAAAGCCACCAAAGTGTTGGATTGGTATTTTGCATTTGTCTTCCATATATTAAACAATGGTATGAACCACGGTGGCTGGCGATGATGAGCGGGTGGCGCGGAATGGAAACTAGTATTTATCACCATTATTTACTCATTAATTCACGGACACTTAATAATACACCATTATTTACCCATTTAATCACAGCCAAGTAAAAAAAATTGAGTTGTTTGGATTGCTTACCAGAGGAGAGGAGATCCAGGCACCTCCCCCATCGAACAGCTCATCATTTGGTCGCTCCGTTGCCTACCGCTTCCTTATTTATAGCCCACCATCCCGCCGCCGCATGCCCACGGAACACCAGGCCAGATCATCACATCACCACCACCACCGAGCACTGCCACCGTACCATCATCCATCCTCTACACCGGAGAGTTCTCAGATCGGATCGGGCTTACCGGAGATCGATGATGCATCGCGCCGCCGGCCTCGACCTGGACCTCGGGCTGGGGCTCGGGCTCGCCTCCCAGGGCAGCCTCACGTTCTCCACCACCACCGACTCCTCCTCCCCGGCCTCCGCCTCTCACTCGCAGCACTGGACCACCGCGCTCAGCTCCGTCGTCGTCGTGCATGAGTCGTACGGGCTGCACCAGTATGCCAACCAGCAGCGGAAGGACGAGCCGGGGATGAGGCCGTCCACGTCGCCCGAGAGCGGCGTCAGCGGCGGGACCAAGAGGGGCCTGGAGCGCACCGGCTCCGGCGTCTCCCGCGGCAGCGCCACCGCGGGCGGCGAcgaggacgacggcggcggcgacggcgccgGCGGGCGCAAGAAGCTCAGGCTCTCCAAGGACCAGGCCGCCGTCCTGGAGGAGTGCTTCAAGACACACAGCACGCTCAACCCCGTAAGTGTCTTCTCCTTCTCCGATGATCTATCCACCTCGCTCGCATAGCGTTCGTCCATGGATTCCTCGTGATCGATCGCATTGGGCTGACCGAGGTTTCTTTATTGACAATTTCCAGAAGCAAAAGACGGCGTTGGCGAACCGGCTGGGGCTGCGGCCGCGGCAGGTGGAGGTGTGGTTTCAGAACCGCCGTGCTCGGACCAAGCTGAAGCAGACGGAGGTGGACTGCGAGTACATGAAGCGCTGGTGCGACCAGCTCGCCGAGCAGAACCGCCGCCTCGAGAAGGAGGTTGCCGAACTCCGGGCGCTCAAGGTTGCACCGCCGGCAAACAACGGTGCCCCGGCGGGGCCCCTCACCACCCTCACCATGTGCCTCTCCTGCAAGCGCGTCGCGTCGACGTCCTCCGCCTCGGCCTGCAACGTGCCCAGCTTTTCCTCCAATGCCGGCATCGGCATGCCCATGCCATCCGCGGAACAACGGCAGTTCTTCTGTGCGTTCAGAGACACCGGAGCGATGTACGGCGGTACTTCGGGGCTCGCGAAGGTGGTCAAGCCGACCAGATAAAACGAGCTATCTCTGTGACGCCGCCATGATCAGCATGGCAGGCAAGCTAACAGAAATGATGGCATTGTCACAACTCACGAACTTAAGCAAGTTTAGCAGAAAGTTTAATCTTTcgtttttttttggggggggggggggggggggtatgcaAGTTAATTAAATCTAACAATTTAAGGCTGAATCGATCGATGAGTTCCGGGCTTCCGGCGAGGATGAATGTATGCATGTGAAAAGCTGATGAAATAACATGAGAAACTAATTCATACTGGGAACTTACTATCATGTTGAGTTATAGTACACCGAACATGTTGAGTAATTTTCTAATTTGCTACCCTGTCTTGCATAGATGTTGCAGTGGGCAGCGTAGATCAGGAGTTGGTGTATTATTACATGACTACTTGACTTGGTTTTTCTGGTGTGTCATCTACTCAATTTTGAGCTGCCAGACAGGTTGCATCTTAAAGGTGACTTCTGCTTTACGTTGGTCATCTAGCAAAAGAAGCTAGGCTATTAGTATACTCAGCATTGCACTTGCCTATTTTACCGGTTAATTTTCCATGTCCAAGTAACATGCATATTAGGTGCATGGTCTCCTCATTTTGGTTGTTCTGGTATTTCAGCCTCTATTTTCTATGTGATATTCGGAAAAATAATTTTATAGAAAATAGAGAAATAAAAAGTCTATCATGGATCACAGCGGAAAATCATACATAAAGGTTTCAAAAAATCATGAAAAAATGGATTGCATGTGGAGACAGATAGAAACACGTAATATATGTGAAATTTAGCACGAAAAAGGACTTCTTTGTGGATATAAACTATTGTAACTTACTTAAGCTTGATATAACATAACTTAATTTGTGATCTTTTTAAAAAAGAAAACAATGCTCTTCATAAATGTTTTTTACAACGACTAAGATTATATACTTTCTCACTAGCAACCGCCAATTTCCGCAACCCCATGCATGTCACAAGTCTTCCTTTTCTTTTGGTCGATCTGCAAGATCGTTCAtattttcaattgcttacaaatgTGAAAAGTTGAAGACATCACTTAGATATTGTATGGTTTGAAGCAAACTACATTTCAAGTTTTCCAAATGGTCATGTTTCTTTACCGCAAGTGTATTATCTTAGTCAGTTTGACCAATTTCAAAACTTAAATATTCATATTTCTATGAAAAAGTCCTCAAATCTATTTCGATAGGGGGTAGGTTATTTTCTTCCTCCCGAACATGCTGATGTCGCAACATTCCTGCTGCCTCTCCATCACTGAAGCCAGGCAATAACTGTTGATCATAGATAAGAATCCATCGAGGCCATAGTCCTACTAGACCAGCACCCTGGAGAGAGAAAACGTCAAAGTCGTCGCAATTGGAAGATAACACTTCTCAACCTCGAAAAAATGGGAACGCCTCACGATGTCGAACAATGTAATGGAGAGAAGGGCAGAGGACCAAACTGCAAACGGAAGGTGTTGCCGCTGCCATGCCGACAAACACTGCGAACTTTGAGCTCATCGGCCACAAAGGCCAACAAAAATCTACAATGATGATCTATCAACACCGCCGCAGCCAACACCGTCGAGATGGAGAGGCGCTAGAGAAATATAGTTTGCCAGATCAGCGCCATCACCAATACAAATAGAGTGTCGCGGTCTAACTCTACTTAAACCCCAAAGCGGGGGAAATAGAGCTACCTAATGTAGATCGTGAGCTCCCCGCACTCCTACATCGAGGAGGGGAACGGCGGCTTACCGGAATAGGAGAAACAACGCCAGTTGAGTTTCTAGACCGTTAGATCACCATCGAAAAGGCATGATCGTGTGTGCACTgttcacccccccccctccccccttgtgCTTCATGTGCGTGACCTCCATCCTTCCCCTGTGCCATGAATCAACGCCGATCGAACTGACTGCTTTCGTCTCCGTGGAAGGCGCACGGTGCTACCGCGCACGCCTcgctacctccccccgccctcCCCTCGCCACCTCCCAAGGTTGTGCTACCACCGCCCAATGCCAAATCATTAAATCCACCGACCTATTGTTCTTCCGCGCCGGCAACCCCACCATCCCCCAAACTCGAACCACCAACCCTCTTCATTGGCTCCCCCTGGGATGTCACCGTTTATTGCCGGTCGCAGCAGCATCCCCTTCTCTGGTGCGATCCTGGCCTGCCGGCGTCGGCACTCCTTGCCACCGCTCATCATGTGATCTCCGTCTTTGACCTCGGCGGAAACACCTGACGCACGCGAAAATTTCAGACACAAGATGTTTTGCAAAtgaaaaaaaaaactaaaaatgaCAAAGACATGCGGACTCCTTTACCCGAGAAAGCAAGACATAATAATTCGTAGGTCGCTAGCCACGGGATGCGCAGCCAGGACGATCATGGTTGATGGAGTATAGGAGCAGTATATAAACACCAGTGTGAGTGGGCTTTGTCTGGTGGAATGTTTGACCGGACGGCCGGCCGGGGCAAAGCGGCCCTCGCCTTGGCTCGCCGG belongs to Triticum urartu cultivar G1812 chromosome 7, Tu2.1, whole genome shotgun sequence and includes:
- the LOC125522661 gene encoding homeobox-leucine zipper protein HOX28-like, giving the protein MMHRAAGLDLDLGLGLGLASQGSLTFSTTTDSSSPASASHSQHWTTALSSVVVVHESYGLHQYANQQRKDEPGMRPSTSPESGVSGGTKRGLERTGSGVSRGSATAGGDEDDGGGDGAGGRKKLRLSKDQAAVLEECFKTHSTLNPKQKTALANRLGLRPRQVEVWFQNRRARTKLKQTEVDCEYMKRWCDQLAEQNRRLEKEVAELRALKVAPPANNGAPAGPLTTLTMCLSCKRVASTSSASACNVPSFSSNAGIGMPMPSAEQRQFFCAFRDTGAMYGGTSGLAKVVKPTR